CTGCAGCCGAATTTTGCCAAGTCGCCGGAATACGACATTATCCTCGTGATATCGATGGATATGGAGCAGTTATGGCCTTTGATGACCGTTTCCGCATGAGCTGCCACGCGGTGATTACCGACGCCGCCGGGCAGGTGCTGCTGTTGCAGGCCAGCTATGGCGACGGCAGCTGGGGGCTGCCCGGCGGCGCACTGGAGCCGGGGGAAACCATCCATCAGGCACTGCTGCGCGAATGCCGCGAGGAACTGGGCGTGACGGTGGGCATCGACTACCTGTCCGGCATCTACTATCACGCGCAGTACCAGTCGCAGGTGTGCATCTTCCGCTGTCAGCTACCTGCCGCCGCCCGGCTGCAGTTGAGCGGCGAGCACCTGGCATGGCGCTACTGGGCGCTGGTGGAGCTGTCGGCGGTGCAGCGGCGGCGAGTGGAGGATTGCCTGGGTTTTGACGGCACGGTACGCAGTGCCGCGTTCTGAAGCCGGGTACCTTGGCGTGCACAACAAAGCCCTTGCGCGCTACGCAAGGGCTTTGCCGATACTGCTGGCAGGCGGCTACCCGCGGGCGGGTTGCCGCGCTGCCGGTTTACAAGGGCAGGTAAGGGGAAAGGGCGTTGATTTCGTTCAGTGCGCGGCGAAAGCGCGCATGCGCCCGCGAGACGGTGGACTGACTGATGTCCAGCTGCTTGGAAGCGGCATAGCCGGTCATGCCATCTATTTCCATCAGCCACACGGCTTCGCGCGATTTTTTCTTCAGGCCGATCAGATTGGCGACGTGGTTGAAGTGTTCGAGTCTCATGATATGTGCTCCCGCGTATGGTTGCTTGTGGCTAACCTGAATTCAGCATAGACGGGTGCAGAAAAAATGCACGTAAAAAATGCTGCTTGATTCAAGCAGCATTTTTTCGGGGTTCGGTCAGTCAGGCCGCGGGCGGCACGGTTTCGGCAAAGGAAGGCCGTGCGGCCAGCTTTTCCTCCAGCACGGCAAGATTGGGGTACTCGCCGCGCCAGTCCAGCTGCGGAAAGCGGAAGTCCAGGTAGCCCAGCGCGCAGCCGGTGGCGATGTCGGCCAGGCTGTAGGCTTCGCCATTGCACCAGCTGCGCTCGCCCAGCATGCCGGACAGCGCTTCCACGCCACGGTTGACCTTGCCCAGCTGGCGGGCGATCCAGTCCTGGCTTTGCTGCGCCGCCGGGCGGCGGTTTTCCATCACGATGTTGGCCGCAGCGTCGCAGATGCCGTCGGCCAGTGCTTCCCAGCGCCGGGTTTCGATCAGCAGGCGCTTGCTGTCCTGCGGCAGCAGGCGCGATACCGGCGTGCTGCCATCCAGGTATTCCGCGATCACGCGCGAGTCGTACAGCGTGCTGCCGTCGTCCATTACCAGCACCGGCACCTTGCCCAGCGGGTTGAAGTCGGTTACGACCGAGCCGGCTTCCCATGGCATGTCCAGCTGCAGCGGGCAGTCGATCTTCTTTTCCGCCAGAACGATGCGGACTTTCCTGGCGTAGGGGCTGGTGAGCGAAGCGATCAGTTTCATGGTGTGGGACACGTGTAGGCGGTGAGGGGGACCACCATCTAATTTAGCGTAATGCCGGCCCGATCAAAAGAGCAGGCCGGCAATGTATTTGTATCGAGTTTTTCGCGGCGGCTAGCGCAGTTCGATACGGCCGCTGACATTCAGCTGCACCTGGCTGTTGCCGGGCTGCCAGTCAGGCGTGGCGACTTCCGCTGCCGCGGTGTCGGCCATCATGGCCTTGGCGCGCAGCATGGGCATGGGCGGCGGTGCCTGCACATTGCCGATATTCAGTTCCAGCACCTGCTGGCTATTGCGGCCCAGTGCCTTGCCGGCGGCCGCGGCCTGCGCCTGCAGCGCGGAGATGGCCTCGGGAATCAGGCTGCTTTCCACCTGGCGACGGGTGCTGTCGGCCACGCCGAACTGCACGTTTTCCAGCAGCATGAATTTCTGCAGTCGCGCCACCAGTTCGGCGGCGGCGGTAAAGTCGCGGCTCTTGAGGTGTATCTGCGCGCGGCCCTGCCAGCCC
This Vogesella sp. LIG4 DNA region includes the following protein-coding sequences:
- a CDS encoding helix-turn-helix domain-containing protein, encoding MRLEHFNHVANLIGLKKKSREAVWLMEIDGMTGYAASKQLDISQSTVSRAHARFRRALNEINALSPYLPL
- a CDS encoding SIMPL domain-containing protein (The SIMPL domain is named for its presence in mouse protein SIMPL (signalling molecule that associates with mouse pelle-like kinase). Bacterial member BP26, from Brucella, was shown to assemble into a channel-like structure, while YggE from E. coli has been associated with resistance to oxidative stress.), with amino-acid sequence MRSFVLGSLLLATLTPALPALADSGTLLNLSANVQRELPNDEINASLYVQERQAQPAVLADHLNKALARARSESGAFKQVEFSSGNYNSWPDYSRDGKIQGWQGRAQIHLKSRDFTAAAELVARLQKFMLLENVQFGVADSTRRQVESSLIPEAISALQAQAAAAGKALGRNSQQVLELNIGNVQAPPPMPMLRAKAMMADTAAAEVATPDWQPGNSQVQLNVSGRIELR
- a CDS encoding glutathione S-transferase, translating into MKLIASLTSPYARKVRIVLAEKKIDCPLQLDMPWEAGSVVTDFNPLGKVPVLVMDDGSTLYDSRVIAEYLDGSTPVSRLLPQDSKRLLIETRRWEALADGICDAAANIVMENRRPAAQQSQDWIARQLGKVNRGVEALSGMLGERSWCNGEAYSLADIATGCALGYLDFRFPQLDWRGEYPNLAVLEEKLAARPSFAETVPPAA
- a CDS encoding NUDIX hydrolase, which gives rise to MAFDDRFRMSCHAVITDAAGQVLLLQASYGDGSWGLPGGALEPGETIHQALLRECREELGVTVGIDYLSGIYYHAQYQSQVCIFRCQLPAAARLQLSGEHLAWRYWALVELSAVQRRRVEDCLGFDGTVRSAAF